Proteins from one Streptomyces caniferus genomic window:
- a CDS encoding YiaA/YiaB family inner membrane protein: protein MTTPSIQRPTTTAFFVQAAISFGLSLAALVIGIIKLPVGPWERGFLAIGLVFVVSSAFTLAKCIRDRQEVEEVTNRVDKARIDKILIEQDVFKPGQV from the coding sequence ATGACTACTCCATCGATTCAGCGGCCGACGACCACGGCCTTCTTCGTGCAGGCCGCGATCTCCTTCGGGCTGTCGCTGGCGGCGCTGGTGATCGGCATCATCAAACTGCCGGTGGGGCCCTGGGAGCGCGGGTTCCTCGCCATCGGCCTGGTCTTCGTGGTGTCGTCGGCGTTCACGCTGGCCAAGTGCATCCGCGACCGCCAGGAGGTCGAGGAGGTGACGAACCGGGTGGACAAGGCCCGGATCGACAAGATCCTCATTGAGCAGGACGTCTTCAAGCCGGGGCAGGTCTGA
- a CDS encoding transketolase, with the protein MTNLTTTAARDRTTVPGDGVPAGRGPGADGAPFTELPRLMGLMTGDEKHGPAATSTLDALWVLYDRVLRVSPATAGDPGRDRFLLSKGHGPMAYYAVLAAKGFFPAAWLPGFGGYDSPLGHHPDRLLVPGVEIGSGSLGHGLPLAVGTALGLRAQGRTEPAVWVLIGDAELDEGSNHEALAYAGAAGLERLHTLVIDNSSATHGWRGGIASRFEAAGWSVTTVDGRDHQALHDAFTAPHPGRPHAVIARVEPKGA; encoded by the coding sequence ATGACGAACCTGACGACGACAGCGGCGCGGGACCGGACGACGGTGCCCGGGGACGGCGTCCCGGCCGGACGCGGGCCCGGCGCCGACGGCGCGCCCTTCACGGAACTGCCGCGCCTGATGGGCCTGATGACGGGCGATGAGAAGCACGGACCGGCCGCCACCTCCACGCTCGACGCCCTCTGGGTCCTCTACGACCGGGTGCTGCGGGTCTCCCCCGCCACCGCCGGGGACCCCGGCCGGGACCGCTTCCTGCTCTCCAAGGGCCATGGCCCGATGGCCTACTACGCCGTGCTGGCCGCCAAGGGCTTCTTCCCCGCCGCGTGGCTGCCGGGCTTCGGCGGGTACGACTCCCCGCTCGGCCACCACCCCGACCGGCTGCTGGTGCCGGGTGTCGAGATCGGCAGCGGTTCGCTCGGCCACGGGCTGCCGCTGGCCGTCGGCACCGCGCTCGGGCTGCGGGCACAGGGCCGTACGGAGCCGGCTGTCTGGGTGCTGATCGGCGATGCCGAGCTGGACGAGGGCAGCAACCACGAGGCACTGGCCTACGCGGGCGCCGCGGGCCTGGAGCGGCTGCACACCCTGGTCATCGACAACTCCTCCGCCACCCATGGATGGCGCGGCGGGATCGCGTCCCGCTTCGAGGCCGCCGGCTGGTCCGTCACCACCGTCGACGGCCGCGACCACCAGGCGCTCCACGACGCCTTCACCGCTCCGCACCCGGGCCGTCCGCATGCGGTGATCGCCCGGGTCGAGCCCAAGGGCGCCTGA
- a CDS encoding transketolase family protein, protein MDTMRERFASVTSGLLEEDPRLAVVLADIGTAGFAEAAQRHPDRVVNVGIREQLLIGVGGGLALTGLRPILHTFASFLVERPFEQVKLDFGHQGVGGVLVSAGASYDWPSGGFTHMAPGDIALLDTLDGWTVHVPGHPDEAGTLLRHAAAAGDDKVYVRLSVQANAAPRTVDGAGFLTLREGRAGVVIAVGPMLDNVLAATEGLDVTVLYATTVRPFDAAALRAAAGAAEAADVVIVEPYLAGTSTRSAGEALEDRPHRLLGLGVGRQELRRYGQIDEHLAAHGLDPQGLRERIAGFVRGRS, encoded by the coding sequence ATGGACACCATGCGTGAGCGTTTCGCCTCGGTCACTTCGGGGCTGCTGGAGGAGGATCCGCGGCTGGCCGTCGTCCTCGCCGACATCGGGACGGCCGGCTTCGCCGAGGCGGCGCAGCGCCACCCGGACCGGGTCGTGAACGTCGGCATCCGGGAGCAGTTGCTGATCGGGGTGGGAGGCGGGCTGGCGCTCACCGGGCTCCGCCCGATCCTGCACACCTTCGCCAGTTTCCTGGTGGAGCGCCCCTTCGAGCAGGTGAAGCTGGACTTCGGCCATCAGGGCGTCGGCGGGGTGCTGGTCAGCGCGGGCGCCTCCTACGACTGGCCGAGCGGCGGATTCACCCATATGGCGCCCGGCGACATCGCGCTGCTGGACACGCTGGACGGCTGGACCGTCCATGTTCCCGGGCACCCGGACGAGGCCGGGACACTGCTGCGGCATGCCGCGGCGGCCGGTGACGACAAGGTCTACGTCCGGCTGTCCGTACAGGCCAACGCCGCGCCCCGGACCGTGGACGGAGCCGGCTTCCTGACCCTGCGGGAGGGGCGCGCCGGGGTGGTGATCGCCGTGGGCCCGATGCTGGACAACGTGCTCGCCGCGACCGAGGGGCTGGACGTGACCGTGCTCTACGCGACGACCGTGCGGCCCTTCGACGCCGCCGCCCTGCGCGCCGCGGCCGGGGCCGCGGAGGCCGCGGACGTGGTGATCGTGGAGCCGTATCTGGCGGGGACCTCGACGCGGTCGGCGGGCGAGGCGCTGGAGGACCGGCCGCACCGGCTGCTGGGGCTCGGGGTCGGCCGCCAGGAGCTGCGCCGGTACGGGCAGATCGACGAGCACCTGGCGGCGCACGGCCTCGACCCGCAGGGCCTGCGCGAGCGGATCGCCGGGTTTGTGCGGGGACGGTCCTGA